From the genome of Pseudomonas sp. Teo4, one region includes:
- a CDS encoding HAD family hydrolase encodes MRQVLGGFSVVRALMFVLLLLPALQVLAAEPLASWREGPSRKAIEAFVVAVTQEGGPDYVAPNERIAVFDNDGTLWSEQPLYFEVLFAMDEVKRLAPQHPQWRSQQPFKAVLENDHQALAAQGMDGLLKIVAATHSGMSSEDFIARSRSWLASARHPRTGKPYTEMVFQPMLELLGYLRDNGFRTYIVSGGEVAFMRAFAEEVYGIPPEQVIGTTLDAAFQDQQGKLSIQRLPKVLHNDDGPGKPVSIDSIIGRRPLLAFGNSDGDLQMLQWTMAGKGRRFAALVHHTDAQREWAYDRKSSVGRLDKALDQAQANGWTVVDMASEWRRVHPFETPQ; translated from the coding sequence ATGCGCCAAGTACTGGGTGGTTTTTCCGTCGTTCGTGCGTTGATGTTTGTCTTGCTGCTTCTGCCGGCCTTGCAGGTCTTGGCGGCCGAACCACTGGCGTCCTGGCGCGAGGGGCCATCGCGCAAGGCGATCGAGGCGTTCGTCGTAGCCGTGACCCAGGAGGGCGGCCCGGACTACGTCGCCCCCAACGAGCGTATTGCGGTGTTCGACAACGACGGCACCCTCTGGAGCGAGCAGCCCTTGTATTTCGAGGTGCTGTTCGCCATGGACGAGGTCAAGCGCCTGGCGCCGCAGCACCCGCAGTGGCGCAGCCAGCAGCCGTTCAAGGCTGTACTGGAGAACGATCACCAAGCCTTGGCCGCCCAGGGCATGGACGGCCTGCTCAAGATCGTTGCGGCCACCCACTCGGGCATGAGCAGCGAGGACTTCATCGCCCGCAGTCGCAGCTGGTTGGCCAGTGCGCGCCATCCACGCACGGGCAAACCCTACACCGAAATGGTGTTCCAGCCGATGCTGGAGCTGCTGGGCTATCTGCGTGACAACGGTTTCAGGACCTACATCGTCTCTGGCGGTGAGGTGGCGTTCATGCGGGCGTTTGCCGAGGAGGTGTATGGCATTCCACCGGAGCAGGTGATCGGCACCACCTTGGACGCAGCGTTCCAGGACCAGCAGGGCAAGCTGAGCATCCAGCGCCTGCCCAAGGTGCTGCACAACGACGATGGCCCCGGCAAGCCGGTGAGCATCGATTCGATCATCGGTCGTCGGCCGCTGCTGGCGTTCGGCAATTCAGACGGCGACCTGCAGATGCTGCAGTGGACCATGGCCGGCAAGGGCCGGCGCTTTGCCGCGCTGGTGCATCACACCGATGCCCAGCGCGAATGGGCCTACGACCGCAAAAGTTCGGTAGGGCGCCTGGACAAAGCCCTGGACCAGGCTCAGGCCAACGGCTGGACCGTGGTCGACATGGCCAGTGAATGGCGTCGGGTCCACCCCTTTGAAACACCGCAATGA
- a CDS encoding BatD family protein, with product MSRLAWLLLACLAGLARAAEPDVRVQTRLVPEAAIMTGATVSLEVDLLVDTWFTAPPELPVLQLPGAVVSPPGGEAQHLNQRIDGKAFFGLRYTYQITPSTAQRFTIPALTFRVHPGQASAAQTVQSQPLSFEAKGLAGDSGEQRLVAQAVEVSQSIERSHTPLRAGDSITRHLHIVARGGQAMLIPPPTFAEVKGLKRYVLTPSVTPLSDGRGGTLGGQREDSVSYVARSAGHYQLPAIEVQWWDAASGEQRRASVPAVDVEAGEGAYQAPFSLNEDLRALGQGARVSIASHGLWLVLLLLLVGGLAWAGRAWGVQGWQWLRRWQARRHQAWLDSPGYAWRQARKQCASEPARLDAMYLWLRRTTGRRTLSSSEHPQNGQSEAALLAFLQVFYAAGRAERPCADTRRGLLQSLRKRVEADKAAPRGKHALKSLNR from the coding sequence ATGAGTCGTCTTGCCTGGTTGTTGCTCGCGTGCCTCGCGGGCCTCGCCCGCGCCGCCGAACCTGACGTTCGCGTGCAAACGCGCCTGGTGCCGGAGGCCGCGATCATGACGGGTGCCACGGTGAGCCTGGAGGTGGACCTGCTGGTCGACACCTGGTTCACCGCGCCCCCTGAGCTGCCGGTGCTGCAACTGCCAGGCGCGGTAGTCAGCCCGCCCGGAGGGGAGGCGCAGCACCTGAACCAGCGGATCGATGGCAAAGCCTTTTTCGGCCTGCGCTACACCTACCAGATCACCCCGAGCACCGCGCAGCGGTTCACGATTCCGGCCCTGACCTTCCGTGTGCACCCCGGCCAGGCCAGCGCGGCGCAGACCGTTCAAAGTCAGCCGTTGTCGTTCGAAGCCAAGGGGCTTGCTGGCGACAGCGGCGAACAACGGCTGGTGGCGCAAGCGGTCGAGGTGAGCCAATCCATCGAGCGTTCACATACCCCGTTGCGCGCAGGCGACAGCATCACCCGCCACCTGCATATCGTCGCCCGTGGCGGGCAGGCAATGCTCATACCTCCGCCGACGTTCGCCGAGGTCAAGGGCCTCAAGCGCTACGTGCTGACCCCCAGCGTGACGCCGCTCAGCGACGGGCGCGGTGGCACCCTCGGTGGCCAGCGCGAGGACAGCGTCAGCTATGTGGCCAGAAGCGCAGGCCACTACCAGTTACCGGCTATCGAAGTGCAGTGGTGGGACGCCGCCAGCGGTGAGCAGCGCCGCGCCTCGGTACCGGCGGTGGACGTTGAGGCAGGCGAGGGTGCGTACCAGGCACCGTTTTCCTTGAATGAAGACCTGCGTGCGCTCGGCCAAGGCGCGCGGGTCAGCATTGCCAGCCACGGGTTGTGGCTGGTGCTGCTGTTGCTGCTGGTTGGCGGGTTGGCCTGGGCGGGGCGCGCCTGGGGTGTGCAGGGCTGGCAGTGGCTGCGGCGCTGGCAAGCGCGCCGCCATCAGGCCTGGCTCGACTCGCCCGGCTATGCCTGGCGCCAGGCGCGCAAGCAGTGCGCCAGTGAGCCCGCGCGGCTGGACGCCATGTACTTGTGGCTGCGGCGTACCACGGGCCGGCGCACGCTGTCGTCAAGTGAACATCCCCAAAACGGGCAAAGCGAGGCTGCTTTGCTAGCCTTTTTGCAGGTTTTTTATGCTGCCGGGCGCGCTGAACGGCCTTGCGCCGATACCCGGCGGGGCTTGCTGCAAAGCTTGCGCAAGCGGGTCGAGGCCGATAAGGCCGCGCCTCGCGGCAAGCACGCGCTCAAGTCATTGAACCGCTGA
- a CDS encoding VWA domain-containing protein — protein sequence MSVDLAALHFLRPWWLLLILPGVLLPLLWLRRLDLRRQLNGIIAPHLVEHLMITPKDPHRLRPVHVLGATLVLSALAAAGPTWEQDTPDFLDDRAPLIVAVDLSPSMDADDVPPSRLAAARHTLHDLVMRRGGARTGLIAYAGSAHLVLPATEDPGLLDTFIQALATDLMSKPGKDALGVIDQALKLLEAENTPGTLVLLTDGADASQFDAIGKRPTGTQLQVLVLAVGSQSTGPLRTAQGMPRLDAAGRPVQGDFDAQGLKGLAKAASAPLGSLSLNDDDLDWIELHAQRHFKAASADAGQVHWKDAGYWLCWPLLLLVLFSVRRGWQVNWLPGLIVALLLGMPAGPARAGALADAFFTADQQGRWAYEHGYYPQAAAHFHDPYWKGVAAYQAADFEAALASLGKLDTAPAWFYQGNSYVRLFKFAQAKAAYRQALRLQPDFAEAKANLALAEALLKDYEDQQQAGTPDEKADKVVEDQTPTAGGQQQQQKTPQAASDQLWLNNLTTSPAQFLKRKFSIQDAAQQQAAQGAP from the coding sequence ATGAGCGTCGACCTTGCGGCTTTGCATTTCCTGCGCCCCTGGTGGTTGCTGCTCATTCTGCCGGGTGTGTTGCTGCCGCTGCTCTGGCTGCGCCGGCTTGACCTGCGGCGCCAGCTCAATGGCATCATCGCCCCGCACCTGGTCGAACACCTGATGATCACCCCGAAAGACCCGCATCGTCTGCGCCCGGTTCACGTGCTCGGCGCCACCCTGGTGCTCAGCGCCCTGGCCGCTGCCGGGCCGACCTGGGAGCAGGACACGCCCGACTTTCTGGACGACCGTGCACCGCTGATCGTCGCCGTGGACCTGTCGCCGTCCATGGATGCCGACGACGTGCCGCCCAGCCGACTGGCAGCCGCCCGGCACACGCTGCATGACCTGGTGATGCGTCGCGGTGGTGCCCGCACCGGGCTGATTGCCTATGCCGGCAGCGCACACCTGGTGCTGCCGGCGACCGAGGACCCTGGCTTGCTCGATACCTTCATCCAGGCGCTGGCCACCGACCTGATGAGCAAGCCCGGCAAGGATGCGCTGGGTGTGATCGACCAGGCGCTGAAGTTGCTGGAGGCAGAGAACACCCCGGGCACTCTGGTGTTGCTGACGGACGGCGCCGACGCCAGCCAGTTCGATGCCATTGGCAAGCGCCCGACCGGTACACAGCTGCAAGTGTTGGTGCTGGCCGTCGGTAGTCAATCCACCGGCCCGCTGCGTACCGCCCAGGGCATGCCCCGGCTGGACGCAGCGGGGCGACCGGTACAGGGCGATTTCGACGCTCAGGGCCTCAAGGGCCTGGCCAAGGCCGCCAGTGCGCCACTGGGAAGCCTGTCGTTGAACGACGACGACCTCGACTGGATCGAACTGCACGCCCAGCGCCACTTCAAGGCCGCCAGTGCCGACGCCGGGCAGGTGCACTGGAAGGACGCCGGTTACTGGCTGTGCTGGCCGTTGCTGTTGCTGGTGTTGTTCAGCGTGCGCCGCGGCTGGCAGGTGAACTGGCTGCCGGGCCTGATCGTGGCGCTGTTGCTGGGCATGCCAGCCGGGCCCGCCCGCGCCGGGGCCCTGGCCGACGCCTTCTTCACCGCCGACCAACAAGGGCGCTGGGCGTATGAGCACGGGTACTACCCGCAGGCCGCCGCGCACTTTCACGACCCGTACTGGAAAGGTGTCGCCGCTTACCAGGCGGCGGATTTCGAAGCCGCGCTGGCGAGTCTGGGCAAGCTGGACACGGCACCCGCCTGGTTCTATCAGGGCAACAGCTATGTGCGTTTGTTCAAGTTTGCCCAGGCGAAAGCCGCCTATCGCCAGGCTCTGCGTTTGCAGCCCGATTTTGCCGAAGCCAAGGCCAACCTGGCGCTGGCCGAGGCGTTGCTCAAGGACTATGAGGACCAGCAGCAGGCAGGCACACCGGACGAAAAAGCCGACAAGGTGGTGGAAGACCAGACCCCGACGGCCGGTGGTCAGCAACAGCAGCAGAAGACGCCCCAGGCTGCTTCGGACCAGCTGTGGCTGAACAACCTCACCACATCGCCCGCACAGTTTCTCAAACGCAAGTTCTCGATTCAGGATGCCGCGCAGCAGCAAGCGGCCCAGGGGGCGCCATGA
- a CDS encoding VWA domain-containing protein — translation MWQFDYPWVFLLLPVAWLAYRLLGHYQEGRSALRVPFFAAMSRAIGKQPGEVGASAGRAQLLLNLLVWCLLVAACARPVLVEKPIQREQPIRDMMLAIDISQSMEATDYTNANGENTDRLSAVKSVVRDFIAKRKDDRIGLIVFGTGAYPQAPLTLDHASLLLLLDGVGIGMAGPNTALGDAIGLTIKALKDTQEQEKVLILLTDGNDTSSAITPDHAAQLARANGIVVHAIGIGDPQATGDDKVDLATLQAIARTTGGQFFRADDRQALQQVYATLDRLTPHKVQTFSHQPKRDLFFWPLGAAAGLLLAGQLLAMVRARFMEARA, via the coding sequence ATGTGGCAGTTTGACTACCCGTGGGTGTTCCTGCTGTTACCGGTCGCGTGGCTGGCCTATCGCCTCCTGGGCCACTATCAGGAAGGCCGCAGCGCCCTGCGAGTACCGTTTTTCGCGGCCATGAGCCGTGCCATCGGCAAGCAGCCGGGGGAGGTCGGCGCCAGTGCGGGGCGTGCGCAATTGCTGTTGAACCTGCTGGTCTGGTGCCTGCTGGTGGCCGCTTGCGCAAGGCCTGTGCTGGTGGAAAAGCCGATCCAGCGTGAGCAGCCGATCCGCGACATGATGCTGGCGATCGATATCTCCCAGTCCATGGAGGCCACCGACTACACCAACGCCAACGGCGAGAATACCGACCGCCTGAGCGCGGTGAAATCGGTGGTGCGTGATTTCATCGCCAAGCGCAAGGACGACCGCATCGGCCTGATCGTATTCGGCACCGGCGCCTACCCGCAGGCTCCGTTGACCCTCGACCACGCCAGCCTGTTGCTGTTGCTCGATGGAGTCGGCATCGGCATGGCCGGGCCCAATACGGCGCTGGGCGATGCCATCGGCCTGACCATCAAGGCCCTGAAGGACACCCAAGAGCAGGAAAAGGTGCTGATTCTGTTGACCGACGGCAACGACACCAGCAGCGCCATCACCCCCGACCATGCGGCGCAACTGGCTCGGGCCAATGGCATCGTGGTGCATGCGATCGGCATCGGAGACCCTCAGGCGACCGGGGATGACAAGGTCGACCTGGCGACCCTACAGGCCATTGCGCGCACCACGGGCGGCCAGTTCTTCCGCGCCGATGACCGCCAGGCGCTGCAGCAAGTGTACGCCACCCTCGATCGCCTGACCCCGCACAAGGTGCAGACCTTCAGTCATCAGCCCAAGCGTGATCTGTTCTTCTGGCCGCTGGGTGCCGCCGCGGGCCTGCTACTGGCGGGGCAGTTGCTGGCCATGGTGCGAGCGCGGTTCATGGAGGCGCGGGCATGA
- a CDS encoding DUF4381 domain-containing protein produces MNTAAPSIDQLRELSPGMPPFSYLPQTWAWLVLAVLALLLASLWGALRWRRWRRDQYRREALARLDRLAASQGEQRLAALRELPELLKRVALSMPDAPPVASLAGEQWQAFLDQRAPRPLPAGFADTLHLLAYAPEASLRTLDAQQVSALFSASRSWIEAHHVAV; encoded by the coding sequence ATGAACACCGCCGCACCGTCCATCGACCAATTGCGCGAGCTGTCACCGGGCATGCCGCCGTTCAGTTACCTGCCGCAGACCTGGGCCTGGTTGGTACTCGCGGTGCTGGCGTTGCTGCTGGCCAGCCTGTGGGGCGCGCTACGCTGGCGTCGTTGGCGGCGTGACCAATACCGCCGCGAGGCGCTGGCCCGGCTCGATAGGTTGGCCGCCAGCCAGGGCGAACAACGGCTGGCAGCGCTGCGTGAACTGCCAGAACTGCTCAAGCGCGTGGCGCTGTCGATGCCTGATGCTCCGCCCGTGGCCAGCCTGGCTGGCGAGCAGTGGCAGGCCTTTCTTGATCAGCGCGCACCTCGGCCATTGCCAGCCGGCTTTGCCGACACCCTGCATTTGCTGGCCTACGCACCCGAGGCCAGCCTGCGCACACTGGACGCCCAGCAGGTCAGCGCGCTGTTCAGCGCCAGCCGAAGCTGGATCGAGGCGCATCATGTGGCAGTTTGA
- a CDS encoding DUF58 domain-containing protein, whose translation MDANKLVPDGFVYASLAELMALEARARGLSFVARQPLASILSGNHASRLRGRGLSFDELRHYLPGDDLRHLDWRASLRYGKPFVRTFTEERDRPTLVLVDQRMSMYFGSQRYFKSVSAAQLAAICAWMAFHAGDRVGGLVFDSQQLEYVRPLRSRARVEALCSAVVKANHRLSAYAADQENDAQLDRVLRSCAASAGHDHLICIISDFAGITANTLPLLRRLSQHNDVIAIQVYDPIALQVPDKGRLNVTQGAVQVELAVGQRRINRPLGEFLAGRLRDVAELLRRSQVPLMLISTGDDSLDQLRRELGRLAQVPR comes from the coding sequence ATGGATGCGAACAAGCTGGTGCCGGACGGCTTCGTGTATGCCTCGCTCGCCGAGCTCATGGCGCTGGAAGCGCGTGCCAGGGGCTTGAGCTTCGTCGCGCGGCAGCCGTTGGCGAGCATCCTGTCCGGCAACCACGCCTCGCGCCTGCGTGGGCGCGGCCTCAGCTTCGACGAATTGCGTCATTACTTGCCCGGTGATGACCTGCGCCACCTCGACTGGCGCGCCTCGCTGCGCTACGGCAAACCGTTCGTGCGCACCTTCACCGAAGAGCGTGACCGGCCCACCCTGGTGTTGGTCGACCAGCGCATGAGCATGTATTTCGGCTCACAGCGCTACTTCAAGTCGGTGAGCGCCGCGCAGCTCGCGGCCATTTGCGCCTGGATGGCCTTTCATGCGGGCGACCGGGTGGGCGGCCTGGTCTTTGACAGCCAGCAACTGGAGTACGTGCGGCCGCTGCGCAGCCGGGCGCGGGTCGAAGCCCTGTGCAGCGCTGTGGTCAAGGCCAACCACCGGCTGTCGGCCTACGCCGCCGACCAGGAAAACGATGCACAACTGGACAGGGTGTTACGCAGCTGCGCGGCCAGCGCCGGCCACGACCATCTGATTTGCATCATCAGCGATTTTGCCGGTATCACGGCCAACACCTTGCCCTTGCTGCGTCGGTTGAGCCAGCACAACGATGTGATTGCTATCCAGGTCTACGACCCGATTGCCCTGCAAGTACCGGACAAGGGGCGGCTCAACGTTACCCAGGGCGCCGTGCAGGTGGAACTGGCGGTCGGCCAGCGGCGCATCAACCGGCCCTTGGGCGAATTCCTCGCCGGGCGTCTGCGCGATGTGGCCGAATTGCTTAGGCGCAGCCAGGTACCGTTGATGCTGATCAGCACGGGTGATGACAGCCTTGATCAATTGCGTCGTGAGCTGGGCCGTCTGGCCCAGGTGCCACGATGA
- a CDS encoding MoxR family ATPase has protein sequence MNTHEHVQALEASVAEKVLGQADTIRHVLLGLLANGHVLLESLPGLAKTRTVKALSTHLEAQMRRIQFTPDLLPSDITGGEILQQTAEGNKISFQPGPLFGNVILADEINRAPAKVQAALLEAMEERQITVAGQSYPMPGLFMVMATQNPIEQEGTYPLPEAQMDRFLMKLQLDYPRPEDEAQVLRLVRAEDQASHEAAAQPVRLAQQVIFDARREVAQVHVAQAIDRYLIDLINATRHPGEHDPDLARWIKIGASPRGGISLDRVSRAHAWLSGQDFVSPDNVRAVVHPVLRHRLQLSYDAITDGVAADQVIDRLLDKVAIPA, from the coding sequence GTGAATACCCACGAACACGTCCAGGCACTGGAAGCATCGGTCGCTGAAAAGGTGCTAGGCCAGGCCGACACCATTCGTCATGTACTGCTGGGCCTGCTCGCCAACGGCCATGTCCTGCTCGAAAGCCTGCCAGGCTTGGCCAAGACCCGCACGGTAAAGGCGCTGTCCACCCACCTGGAGGCGCAGATGCGGCGCATCCAGTTCACCCCCGACCTGCTGCCGTCGGATATCACCGGGGGCGAGATCCTGCAGCAGACCGCCGAGGGCAACAAGATCAGCTTTCAGCCCGGCCCGCTGTTCGGCAACGTGATTCTCGCCGACGAAATCAACCGCGCGCCGGCCAAGGTCCAGGCCGCCTTGCTCGAAGCCATGGAGGAGCGCCAGATTACCGTGGCCGGGCAAAGCTACCCGATGCCCGGGCTTTTCATGGTCATGGCCACCCAGAACCCGATCGAACAGGAAGGCACCTACCCACTGCCCGAAGCGCAGATGGACCGCTTCCTGATGAAGCTGCAGCTCGACTACCCACGCCCCGAAGATGAAGCCCAGGTACTGCGCCTGGTGCGTGCGGAGGACCAGGCCAGCCACGAGGCAGCGGCGCAACCGGTGCGCCTGGCCCAGCAGGTGATCTTCGATGCCCGCCGCGAGGTGGCGCAGGTGCATGTGGCGCAGGCGATCGACCGCTACCTCATCGACCTGATCAACGCCACACGCCATCCGGGTGAGCATGACCCTGACCTGGCGCGCTGGATCAAGATCGGCGCCAGCCCGCGTGGCGGCATCAGCCTCGACCGGGTGTCGCGTGCCCACGCCTGGTTGTCAGGCCAGGACTTCGTGTCGCCCGACAATGTCCGCGCCGTGGTGCACCCGGTGTTGCGCCACCGCCTGCAACTCTCCTATGACGCAATCACCGATGGTGTGGCGGCCGATCAGGTCATCGACCGGTTGTTGGACAAGGTGGCCATTCCCGCCTGA
- a CDS encoding tetratricopeptide repeat protein, producing the protein MVHGTLVSLARSWGLALLRLCLLGLMSCSAALAASDGQLPHQSKDRQGYADASSCLGCHAEQAGQWQHSDHAWALRDATAANVLGNFDDARFDEAGVKARFFRKADGYYVNIEGEDGKPADFRVLYTFGFEPLQQYLVALSRGRLQALTLAWDSRPAGQGGQRWFSLYPGQRFAPDAPLHWTGRYQNWNAMCADCHSTALAKHYDDLKDSFASTWQEQNVGCQACHGPGQAHVDWATQNPGASPAKGLAIDFKALGSQGLVEQCAYCHSRRQGLGTGQLPGHPQLDQSLPATLRSGLYHDAGQIDGEVYEYGSFTQSRMYAAGVGCTDCHNPHTTKVRIEGNGLCLQCHNTQPNTARFAGLQAKDYDSPAHHHHTVGSPGAQCVNCHMPTRNYMVVDPRRDHSLRIPRPDLAATGPDACTSCHQDRTPQWAASALEGWFGTPKRPAHYGQVFHAVRQDPSTTLSRLGYLLADKSNPSIVRATAADQLADIGPAAASNLRWALQDKDALVRAYAVAGFTSLPPEQRLKPLLPLLEDPTRAVRDETLRALADVPADQLPEANRQSFQAMLAEYEQRLRGNADLPGGRLNLAVLLQRQGRDEQAMQQYRQALRMDPYFVPARVNLVTLASSTQRLDDAEQLLREGVALEKMPEADHGNLAYMLALLLVERNKPDEAVGWMEQAAVALPGNSRIRYNQGLLLSRMNRRDEALQALRSGLQQSPQNADLLYTLIYLHALEGEREQAFPYVQRMREAAPDDPRLQAIEPYWQKGQ; encoded by the coding sequence ATGGTGCATGGCACGTTGGTATCGCTGGCAAGGAGCTGGGGCCTGGCGCTGCTGCGCTTGTGCCTGCTCGGCCTGATGTCGTGCAGTGCAGCGCTGGCGGCTTCCGATGGGCAATTGCCGCATCAGTCCAAGGACCGCCAAGGTTATGCCGACGCCAGTAGTTGCCTGGGTTGCCATGCCGAGCAGGCAGGCCAATGGCAGCATTCCGACCACGCCTGGGCATTGCGTGATGCCACGGCGGCCAATGTGCTCGGTAATTTCGACGATGCGCGCTTCGACGAAGCCGGCGTCAAGGCGCGGTTCTTTCGCAAAGCAGACGGCTACTACGTCAACATTGAAGGCGAAGACGGCAAACCGGCCGATTTTCGCGTGCTCTATACGTTTGGCTTCGAACCCTTGCAGCAATACCTGGTGGCGCTGTCCAGGGGGCGCCTGCAGGCGCTGACCCTGGCCTGGGACAGCCGTCCGGCCGGGCAGGGCGGGCAGCGCTGGTTTTCCTTGTACCCGGGGCAGCGCTTCGCACCAGACGCCCCCTTGCACTGGACCGGCCGTTACCAGAACTGGAACGCCATGTGCGCGGACTGCCATTCCACCGCCTTGGCCAAACACTACGACGACCTCAAGGACAGCTTCGCCAGCACCTGGCAGGAGCAGAACGTGGGTTGCCAAGCTTGCCACGGGCCAGGTCAGGCCCATGTCGACTGGGCAACCCAGAACCCCGGCGCTTCGCCGGCCAAAGGGCTGGCGATTGATTTCAAGGCGTTGGGCAGCCAGGGGCTGGTCGAGCAGTGCGCCTATTGCCACAGCCGTCGCCAAGGCCTGGGTACCGGTCAGCTTCCTGGCCATCCGCAACTGGATCAGAGCCTGCCGGCCACCCTGCGTAGCGGCTTGTATCACGATGCAGGCCAGATCGATGGCGAGGTGTACGAGTACGGCTCGTTCACCCAAAGCAGGATGTACGCAGCCGGGGTAGGCTGCACCGACTGCCACAACCCCCACACCACCAAAGTGCGCATCGAAGGCAACGGCCTGTGCCTGCAATGCCACAATACCCAGCCCAACACTGCACGTTTCGCAGGCCTGCAGGCCAAGGACTACGACAGCCCGGCGCATCATCACCACACGGTCGGCTCGCCCGGTGCACAGTGTGTGAACTGCCACATGCCGACCAGGAACTACATGGTGGTCGACCCACGGCGTGACCATAGCCTGCGCATCCCGCGCCCGGACCTTGCGGCCACAGGGCCCGATGCCTGCACCAGTTGCCATCAGGACCGCACGCCGCAGTGGGCGGCCAGCGCCCTCGAAGGCTGGTTCGGTACGCCCAAGCGCCCCGCGCATTACGGGCAGGTCTTCCACGCCGTGCGTCAGGACCCATCCACCACCCTCAGCCGCCTGGGTTACCTGTTGGCGGACAAGAGCAACCCGTCCATAGTCCGCGCCACCGCCGCCGACCAGTTGGCGGACATTGGCCCCGCAGCTGCCAGCAACCTGCGCTGGGCGCTGCAGGACAAGGACGCCCTGGTGCGTGCCTATGCGGTGGCAGGCTTCACCAGCCTGCCGCCCGAACAACGTCTCAAACCCCTGCTGCCATTGCTCGAAGACCCCACCCGAGCGGTGCGCGACGAAACCCTGCGGGCATTGGCCGATGTGCCCGCCGACCAGCTGCCAGAGGCCAATCGCCAGTCGTTCCAGGCCATGCTGGCAGAGTACGAGCAGCGCCTGCGCGGCAATGCCGACCTGCCGGGCGGGCGTTTGAACCTGGCCGTGCTGCTGCAACGCCAGGGGCGCGACGAGCAGGCCATGCAGCAGTATCGCCAGGCCTTGCGCATGGACCCGTATTTTGTCCCGGCCAGGGTCAACCTGGTCACGCTGGCCAGCAGTACCCAGCGCCTGGACGATGCCGAACAGTTGTTGCGCGAAGGCGTGGCGCTGGAAAAAATGCCCGAGGCCGACCACGGCAACCTGGCCTACATGCTGGCGCTGCTGCTGGTCGAACGGAACAAGCCGGACGAGGCGGTGGGCTGGATGGAGCAAGCCGCCGTAGCGCTGCCGGGCAATTCACGCATTCGCTACAACCAGGGTCTTCTGCTGTCGCGCATGAACCGCCGCGATGAAGCCCTGCAAGCCCTGCGCAGCGGGCTGCAGCAATCGCCGCAGAACGCCGACCTGTTGTATACGTTGATCTACCTGCATGCCTTGGAAGGTGAACGTGAACAGGCCTTCCCCTATGTGCAGCGGATGCGCGAAGCGGCGCCGGATGATCCGCGCTTGCAGGCCATCGAGCCGTACTGGCAGAAAGGGCAGTGA
- a CDS encoding efflux RND transporter periplasmic adaptor subunit, whose product MLMPVVGHRCLPLLLALTSHVTYAEQGASGEEPQPIRVLLAAELETTLSSQMNGTLGELKTRFGEHVDKASVLARFNCSEAQARGKVAVAELAMARQNLEAKKQLRKLDAVGDIEVAMANTEVQKADGARAMGEAQMGYCQVLAPFSGHVAKVYVKPYQTVSAGTPLFDLVSDGALKVRMNVPSSQLKTLTAGQVLEVSIHETGKTYPAKVSVINARVDAVAQTVELEARFDQRFPELMAGMSGTARFDHDRE is encoded by the coding sequence ATGCTCATGCCCGTCGTTGGACACCGTTGCCTGCCCCTGCTGCTGGCATTGACGAGTCATGTCACCTACGCCGAACAGGGCGCATCCGGCGAAGAGCCGCAGCCGATCCGTGTACTGCTGGCCGCCGAACTGGAAACCACCCTGTCCAGCCAGATGAATGGCACCCTGGGCGAGCTGAAAACCCGCTTCGGCGAGCATGTCGACAAAGCCAGCGTGCTGGCCCGCTTCAACTGCAGCGAAGCCCAGGCCCGGGGCAAGGTGGCGGTGGCCGAACTGGCCATGGCCCGACAGAACCTGGAGGCCAAGAAACAGCTGCGCAAGCTCGACGCGGTGGGCGACATTGAAGTGGCCATGGCCAACACCGAGGTGCAAAAGGCCGATGGCGCCCGCGCCATGGGCGAAGCGCAGATGGGCTACTGCCAGGTGCTGGCGCCGTTTTCCGGGCATGTGGCCAAGGTCTATGTGAAGCCCTACCAGACTGTCAGTGCCGGCACGCCGTTGTTCGACCTGGTCAGTGACGGCGCCCTGAAAGTGCGCATGAACGTGCCTTCCAGCCAATTGAAAACCCTCACCGCCGGGCAGGTGCTGGAGGTCAGCATCCACGAGACCGGCAAGACCTATCCGGCCAAGGTCAGCGTCATCAATGCGCGGGTCGATGCGGTCGCGCAGACCGTGGAGCTGGAAGCGCGGTTCGACCAGCGCTTCCCCGAACTGATGGCGGGCATGAGCGGCACGGCGCGATTCGACCATGACCGTGAATAA